The nucleotide sequence TTGAACTCTACAAAGAAACAGTTTgtggttttgttggttttctcctttcttttctatttcatagatttctttgtaatttctttctacttaatgtgttctttttattgctacctttttatttttaaagattgtattcatctatttgacagagagagatcacaagtaggcagagaggcaggcagagagagagggggaagcaggctccctgctgagcagagaacccgatgcggggctcgatcccaggaccctgaaaccatgacctgagccgaaggcagaggcttaacccactgaaccacctagatgcccctatTGCTAACtaccttttaaataaatttttaaaattaaatatctattctatttacccatttattttgtttctttttttttttttaagattttatttatttgtcagagagagagcacaagcaggggagagcagcagagggagagggagaagcaggctctccactgagcggggatCCCGATCTGGgcctcgatccaaggaccctggaatcctgactgagccaaaggcagatatttaacagctgagccacccaggcaccccttgtttctTTCAAGtccttatttatattatatatatatatacaaacacatataatgtaatattggcttcaggagtagaatttagtgattcatcacttacatatataaTTCACAGCAGGTGctttccttaatgcccatcatccatctAGCCCATCACCCACCTACctcagaaccctcagtttgttctctatcattaagaatCTCAgggcacagggcacctgggtggctcagtgggttaaagcctctgccttcagctcaggtcatgatcctagggtcctgggattaagccccgcatcgggctctctgctcagcggggagcctgcttccccttctctctctgcctgcctctctgcctacttgtgatctctgtctgtcaaataaataaataaaatcttaaaaaaaaaaaaaaagaagaatctcagggcacctgggtggctcagtcgttaagtgtctgcctttggatcaggtcatagtcccggggtcctgagattgagtcccgcattgcgctccctgctcggcaggaagcctctttctcattctccctctatgcatgctctctcaaatgaataaataaaacctttttaaaaaaaaaagtaattttggtaaaaaaaaatttttctctcttccctccaacCACCCTCCCCTCTTTTCTGGGCCATTTGCTATTATCTCACAGCTTACCTTTTCTTTGTTCAtctatttttagtgttttatgtttcaagtttttatagTTTCTGCTGCTGTGTCTTCAAGAACATACAAGTACCTATTCTTCTTCTTCAGTGTGTAATCTTTTACCAGTCTTaagtgaattttaaatttcagatattgtactttttattttttttgagagagagagagaacacttgaGTCAGGGGCAAGGTgatagggagagaggaaaagggagagaattttttttttaagattttatttatttatttgacagagagagatcacaagtagacagagaggcaggcagagagagaaagagagagagagagagaagcaggctctctgctgagcagagagcccgatgcgggactcgatcccaggaccctgagatcatgacctgagctgaaggcagcggcttaacccactgagccacccaggcgcccgggagagaatttttttttaaagattttatttatttgatagacagagatcacaaatagccagagaggcaggcagagagagtgggggaaagcaggctccctgctgagcagagtccgatgcagggcttgatcccaggaccctgagactatggcCTGAGctggcgaaggcagaggcttgattcactgagccacccaggcgcccaaagggagagaattttaattctttttttttttttaattttttatttctttgacagagagaaatcacaacgaggcagagaggcaggcagagagagaggaggaagcaggctccctgccaagcagagagcccgatgcggggctcgatcccaggaccctgggaccatgacctgagctgaaggcagaggctttaacccactgagccacccaggcgcccccaaagggagagaattttaagcagacttgGTGCTGAGCGAGGAACCCAtctggagctcagtctcacaaccccgagatcatgacctgagccgaaaccaagagtcagacacttaactgacttgagccaccaGGATCCCCGAGATTGTACTTAATTTTAAGCTCCaaaaattttgattcattttatgttttccaCTTCTCTCATTATGTTCATTTCCATTAAATCCTTGAGCATATTTGTAATAGTGCTTTCAAAGTCCTTGTCTACTGTTTTATCATCTCATCATCATGTGTCTGTCTTTATTGATTGACTATTTTTCTTATGGTCACATTTGCCTCCTTTCTTTTGCATGTCAAGAGATTTTTTAGTTAATGCTTGGTTTTGTGAAATTTATATTGTTGAAGGCTAGATTTTGTTGACTTCTTTAGAAACACCTTGGACTTTGTTCTGGCAGGCAGTCAGGTATTTTGTGAATCAGCTTGATCCTTTTCAAGGCTCCTTTTTAAGTTAGGGTATAGCCAATCTTGAGCGGCCTCTTTCTAGGGCTAACTTTACCCCTACTGCTGATGCGCCCTCTTCTGGAGTTTAAGTTCAATGCTCCAGGTGTTCAACAAGTTCAATAGAAATTTCCCACATTAGTTGGTCAAAACTCAAACATCTCCCAGCCTTCTGTTAACTTTGGGAATTATTCATTAACTGGCTACACAGAGTTTTGCCCTATTCATTTGCAGCTTAATATTGAGCAACAGAGTCAAGCATCCTCTAAGCAGAATTCTGGAGCTATTTCTCTGGGtaattcctcctttctctggtAACACTGATGAACACATTACTAACCATTCACTAAAATTTGAGTAATGAGTTTAGGGATGTTTACCATAAAATTTCAGCTTTGTCgttatgtttgaaattttaatgaGATGTTTGAGAATAATCAGATTATATACAACAAATACAATGCCACCATTTTATAAAGGTATTTGTGAGATTATACATCATTGTGAAATGGGTTCTAAATCAGAAGTGGCTGGGAAATGCTGGCCATTCCTGTAGCTAGGACAACAGATTGGAAGAGCTTCTAGGTTCAAGTGGCCCTTTGCTGCATTTTTGCAAACATAGTCCCTCCAACTGTCTCCTTAGTGGCAATGTAAGCTTTCATTTATGCTATAGTGTATATATTCTCCTTCTGTAATTAGTATGTATCACCTTCCTCACTTAACTTTTGATTCATTTATTAGTATGGATTCATGAATTATTATATTCAGTGAGTTTAAATCCAGACTATATTTTGATGCTCACATTGTTCTAGATTTGGCTAGTGGCATTTGTGTACTTCTGACGTGTCCCCATTGTTCTTTgagcattttcttctttctgcaacAACGAAACGTTCCAGGCTTATCTTGTACTTTGCCAGCCCTGGAATcatccatttctccaaggagctctggttccttttattAGAGAGTGAAGCCCTCTTTGTGGGCTGAGCTAGAGAAGTATGTATTCCCTACACACACACTGGCCTCTGTATTTACTTACATTGTAAGCTATTTATTTAGTCTATATAAATGCCTCACCACTATTGGGTTCTTTCtggttttttccctttcccctatCTGTAACTCTGTTCTCTGCTAGCATCTATTAACTTCCAGTATATTAACTTACCAGGTGACTCCCCACCATTGTATGTATGTAACCAATCTCATTGTCAGCACTGCCTACCCAGGTGTCTTTTTTTGACCCTTCTTGGAATCCAGTATCCCACCCCTCACAAACCTGtatccttctctcctttttaaaatgtgtatttttcaaaagcaaccttgaggggtgcctgggtggcccagttggttaagcttctgtcttcgggtcatatcatggtcccagggtcctgggatggagcctgcttctctctctgcccctctccccattcatgcacacacacactctcactcactcactctcaaataaaaatcttttttcccgatgcgggactcgatcccaggaccctgagatcatgacccgagccgaaggcagcagcttaacccactgagccacccaggcacccaaataaaaatctttttaaagaaaaaagccgggagcgcctgggtgactcagtgagttaaagcccctgcccttggctcaggtcatgatcccacagttctgggatggagccccacatcgggctctctgctcagcaaggagcctgcttccccctctgcctgcctctctgcctacttgtaatctctgcctgtcaaataaataaataaaatcttaaaaaaaaaaaaaaagctgccttggggctcagttggttaagtggctgccttctgcttgggtcatgatccaagggtcctgcatcaggctccctgctcagtggggagcctgcttctccctctctctctgcctgcctgtcctctatctctctgtcaaataaataaaatcttaaaaaaaaaaaaaaaaaaagctgcgtTTTTGGACACTGAAACTAAAAACTGTCAAAAGACACTTCTGTGGTAGGAGACTTTCATATGGACTGGGTATCCAATGAAATTAAGCCATCACTGTTCATTTTAACTGTGATAATGGCATCATGGTAAATTTTTTCAAAGTCCTGATCATTAAGAATTACATACTTGCAGgagcctaagtggctcagtcgggtaagcatctgactttgtctcaggtcacaatctcagggtcctgaaatggagccccacatcaggctctctgctcagtggggaatccccttgtctctctgccctctcccccagcacattctctctctctcaaataaataaatcttacaaaaaaaaaaaaaaaaaaaagatacatgcttGCTAGGTGATGGGTACATGGGAGCTGATTATTGTTCTACCTAGtcttatgtttgaaaattttcaaattaaaaaaaaaagaaaaggaagctgcAGGTCTGCAGATCACTGGACTTTTTATTAAGAGGAAATCACAGCTAATTACATAGAAGTTACTTGCCTAGGCCAAAATCCATGAGGTTCACATGAACATAGAGTCACACTTATAAGGAAGAAATGGCATGGTCAAAACCATGAAATATCCTGATGCCCGGGTGAAGTAAGACGGGGTGAAGTAAGCACATTTATTTCAAGCTGTTGAAGAGTTTGTGGGCCAcctagatgaaggaaaaaaaagatggtcaCCAACTGCAGCTTTAATGTCATAGCTTACAAGGTCCTTCATGACCTGGAACATtactgcctctcctctctccacagCATTCACACACAACCCATACCACTCCTGAGCCGTAGTGAACTACCTTCAGTTACCTGAATTTGATCTCCCTTCTACCCAGAActctctacttttaaaaaaatcttttatgtttCCTTTAGAACTTAGTTTACATGTCATTCTTTGTAAGCTTTCTCTAAACAAACTCGTATCCCCACATAAATCTGTCCCTCCTCATTCTTCCCCATAGGAACTTATACCTCCCATGTCACAGTATTTGTTaatgtaacaaatatttaatataacatCTATTATATGCCCGCTACTTTTCTAGGTGCTGAGTGAGCTACAATGGAAACCAGGCAGTATCTCTCTTTGGAAATGTAGAGACTAATAAGAGAAATGTAATATACACCTAAGGTAAACTTCTGACAGTGATAAAAgctctgagggaaaaaaagtggggggggagCACAGCAGCTTTAAATAGAGGATTAGTGAAGGCCATCCTGAGGTTATACCCAAAGAGTTCAGTATTCTACTTGTCTTCTATGCTGGTTCAACTAAGTAAAGGAAGGGACCATGCCTGTCTCATTTCTACATTTCAAACCAGAGCTAGGCTCATAAAAGTATTTAAGTAATatacaatttaccattttaactgtattttttttttaaagtaaagtctACGACAaaaccccgagattaagagtcacaagCTCCACCGAATGAGCCTGGCAGGTGccctcattttaactattttgaacTCTACATTTCTGTGGCATTAAGTAACTCACTGTCCAGCAATTATCAAGTTCCAgtattttttcatcttcccaaactgaaactaagtaattccccatttccccctgcctgaagcccctggcaaccaccattccactgtCCATGAATTTGAttactctaggtacctcataagTGGAAtgacatatttatctttttgtgattGGTTTACGTAACTTagcatgtcttcaaggttcatacAGGTTGTAACACATTGTCgtttcttccctttttaaggctaaatatttcattataggTATATACCACAATGGACAGTTGGATTGCATCTACCCTTCAGCTATTAtgaatgctactataaacatgcATGCACAAATACCTGTTCAACTGAACAGTCTCAGTTCTTTTGGGGTATACaaccagaagtgaaattgctggatcatataacagagtttaattttttgagtaaagtgcttcatttcttttcactgccaaataatattccattatacggatatattacattttatttacttatcaactgatgaacatttatgttgtttccactttctggctattatgaataatgctccTATGAGTATTTGTGTACAAGCTTTTATACAGACATAggtcttcatttctcttgagtatatataCACCTAggagaattactggatcatatgttaactttatgtttaattttttttttaatgaaaagtttatttatttatttatttgtttatttaacagagacagacaacaagagcaggaacacaagcatggggagtgggagagggagaagcaggcttcctgccgagcaggtagccggatggagggctcaatcccaggaccctgggatcatgacctgagccgaaggcagacgcttaacaactgagccacccacacaccccatgtttaactttttgaagaactgccagactgttttctatAGAGCTACACCAATCTACATCCCCAACAGCAATTTCTCCGTATTGACAACACcgatccattttttttaatgatatggaGAATTACAGATGCATGGAGAATTACAGATGcatgttttgtttataaattttccttcttttcactaaaattATGTTGAAAAGGAATATAATGcctctatttgtattttatattaaatgtatttggattccatttttgtttaaaaatctgaTAGTATATATGAGAAAACATGGTTATCTCTAGGCAGTATGATTTCAGTTAGATTTTTCTATCTTTATAAAATATCCTCCTTGTCACAACATGTTTCATGGGGCGGGGGGTATGTGCACATTTGTGTATTTCCACTCTATATCATAGAATTAAAACACCTATActgaaacttttttatttttgtttatttttaagaaagctctacacccaattcaggggcttgaacttaagaccctgagatcaagagctgcgtgctctaccaactgagtcagccagcaTCCCTGGGATTGTTGAAGCTAAGTTGGTAAAGTGGAGATCACTGACTTTTTTCAGGGGGAAGAGagtcatttatttttcccttttgacccccttcacccattcctCCCCATCTTTTTGATTATACCCATCCTAGCAGGTTATGAACtagtatctcatcgtggttttgatctgtatttccctgagaGCTAATGGTGTTAAGCACCTTTCATATGCTTATTAAGCACCCCAttgttttaattaacatataatacattatttgccccaggggtacaggtctgtgaatcatcaggcttacacatttcacagcattcaccataacacatacccttcccaatgtccataacccaactgcCCTATCCCTACCAATTGGTTTTAATATAAGCAATCATCAAACTTTTGCCTGCTGtgcaatttatttaaaatatctgtcagggcgcctgggtggctcagtgggttaagcctctgcttttggctcaggtcatgatctcagggtcctgggattgagccccgcatcaggctttctgctcagcaagaagcctgcttccccctctctctctctgactgcctctctgcctatgatctctctctgtgtttaataaataaaatcttaaaaaaaaaataaatatctgtcatATGTAAGAGAGtcaaatttacttaaaaaaaaaaaaataataataatataataaggggggacctgggtggctcagtccatggtCCCAGGGTTGAGCCCTGTCaggggtcgggctccctgctcagcagggagtcagcttctcccttatcctctgcccctttccctgctcgctctctcaaataaataaaatcttaacaaaaaaaagaaaagaaaaaactttttggACCAACTAGTACGTACAAGACATACTGGAggatataaatgattttaaagaatAGCCTGTTGCTTAAAGGTACAAAATCCAGCTTCCCCAATGTTTCGCAGTCCAAGTTGGGACATCATTTCTCTTCAAGTCGcagtttcttatctgtaaaatgggactaatgaGACCTATCTCCAGGAAAGTAGCACAATTAGGTGGATTTTTTATGTAAAGTGCTCGGCACCGTACATGACATATATGGGCCAGTAAGTAAATGCTTATTGTTGGATCAGCCCCTAGTATGGAGAAGCTGTCAGCACCAAGTCGGCCTGGCCACTAAGCTTTCCTCTCCCTGATTAGGCTGACTTACGCAGTGGTCCCTTGCATGCAGGAAATCAAAGAGCTCCTCCGTGCAATCCTCCTCTGTCTGTGACCTGGAGGATACACGCTGGTCACACATCTCTAGCCGCTCCCGAGCCTTTACACATTTCTCCAACTGCTCGCATTGCTCTCTCACTGTTGTTAGGGGATCCtgaagaagaaacacagaaaagaacGGAAATGGGGTTTTTAGGAGGAGACCCACAAACCATCTGCTTTGATTAACACAACCACCAAACCAAGGTGCTGCCTCTGAATTACCGTGCAGAAGGCCAGCTGGCAGAGCCACACTGCCGCCAGAAATGGGAGAATGGGGTCTCCCATTCAATTCTGATGCTAAGTAGTAGGGGAAAGTTTCACATTCCTGCCTTCCAAGGTTGCCAGTATGCACTGAAAGCCTCAGTCCTATCTGAAAAACAAGGTGGTAAAGGAAACCTAGCCAAACTTGAAGTATATCTATAGGAGGCCTTACATGTTAACACAGCATTTGTGGATATGTGATGTCTGTGAATTTGAATTCCCCTCATCTGACAGCCAGGCCTATGTACCCCAGCTGCCCAGGTAGAAAGGCAATGTTAACATGGAGAAGGACTGTATAAGAAAAGTTCCTTCCTGAGTCTTTATTAAACTGCAAAGAGCAGATAGATAATTGAATACCAGGCCCTCAAGATGCTGCTCTGCTCCCTGACACCATGACTGAAGAAGCTCCAAACCCAGGAAAGACTCAGCTTCCCAGGCCCACACCCACCAAACACTCCACAGCACAAGAAGTATTAAAGgctttttccatttccattctcTCCAAGGTGTCAAATAAAGACTCCTTAAAATGGCCTTAGAGTTTCATTAAGTTCAAACCTCCTTTTACTGAGATGGTTCCAAACCTTAGACGGCTCTTACCActaattcctcctcctcctcttcctcctacaaaaggaaaacaagattAATGTCAGCAGCAACTTGGGACACATATTACTAATCATACTGATGTAATTACTGAGGATAAACACTGTATtagttgtttaaaaattttctgttattttatgaTGCTTTTGCATTTTAGGGGCTTTGCTAATCTGGGAGAAAGCCCCTGCCAGGGAATACACCCTTCATATGTAAACCAATCAATCCAAACCCCTATCACCAATCACTTCCTTTATCTCCTAAACTAAACCAATTATTGCTCCTGCCCTAAACACCCTATGGGCCAAGTACCAAACAGCTAGAGACCACACCTATATCCCAGAACCCACGGAAAttacccaaataatccaatcttAAACTTGCCAGAGCTTGCCTATCCTGACTCATTCGCTCTTTCCCTCAGAAACCAAGGCCAAGAGTCTGGTTTCCCTTGCTTTTTCTGGGGGTCCAGGCCCTTCTCCAGGTGGCTCTGACTGATGTGgccctccccaccttctcttgGGACTCATAATAAACTCTTCTTTCAAAAACAGTTGTctcccaaaaaaaacaaacaaacaaaaaaaccaaaaagcggTTGTCTCCATGCCTGTAAACTTACCATACCTAATTAATACAAACCCTGAGTACAAGGACACACTATCGACTTTCATTAGCAACAACCTAGTGCGTAGGACACTGAAGTTTATAAAgtagggcacatgggtggctcagctggttaagcctccaccttctgctcaggtggtgatcccaccgacctgggatccagccccatgtccagccccacatcgggttccctgctcagggggagtctgctgctccctctccttctgctcctccctcttgctTAGTTccctcttggtttctctctcaaataaaatctttaaaataaagtttataaagtaCTTTCATATCTGTAATTTGATTAACCACAACAGCTCCTTAAGGGCTCCCAGTTTAGAGTAACAACATTaattagatattttcttttttgtttttaaagctctaTGATGATGaacatggagcttgaacccaccaccccaagatcaagagtcacatgctctattgactgaacCAGCTGGTGCCCCATTGAGAAATATTCTGATACAGATCCAAGCTGATGTTCACATAGAACCTATATAACTTACTTTGTTTGAAATTCTGGA is from Meles meles chromosome 1, mMelMel3.1 paternal haplotype, whole genome shotgun sequence and encodes:
- the LOC123947670 gene encoding cytochrome b-c1 complex subunit 6, mitochondrial isoform X2, yielding MGDPILPFLAAVWLCQLAFCTDPLTTVREQCEQLEKCVKARERLEMCDQRVSSRSQTEEDCTEELFDFLHARDHCVAHKLFNSLK
- the LOC123947670 gene encoding cytochrome b-c1 complex subunit 6, mitochondrial isoform X1, giving the protein MGLEDERKMLTGSGDPKEEEEEEEELVDPLTTVREQCEQLEKCVKARERLEMCDQRVSSRSQTEEDCTEELFDFLHARDHCVAHKLFNSLK